The Streptomonospora litoralis genome window below encodes:
- a CDS encoding carbohydrate ABC transporter permease, with amino-acid sequence MSTTEQPRSRAEEEAPKADSGRGSARKRRRPRSSFLPYGMVLPAAVMELLIHIIPMLLGIYIAFLSLTQLTIRNWTSAPFVGLENFIRGLDPSGSLGGALFESLFRTVLYTALVVGLSWALGMAAAVALNSRFRGRGVLRTLFLVPYALPVYVAAIIWAFMFNQRDGMINRLLVEDLGLLDDRPFWLIGGNSFWVLVIVSIWRLWPFAFLMLLAALQSIPADMYEAAAIDGASTWKRFTGITLPMVRSANAVVLLVMGLWTFNEFNIPYLLFGDTSPEAARLISPLIYEHSFVNWNFGLGAAMSVLLLIVLIIASAVYVRMVLPKGRGND; translated from the coding sequence ATGTCGACTACCGAACAACCGCGGTCCCGCGCCGAGGAGGAGGCCCCGAAGGCCGACTCCGGACGCGGCTCCGCCCGAAAGCGGCGACGGCCACGCTCGTCGTTCCTGCCCTACGGCATGGTGCTGCCGGCGGCCGTGATGGAGCTGCTGATCCACATCATCCCCATGCTGCTGGGGATCTACATCGCGTTCCTGTCCCTGACACAGCTCACGATCCGCAACTGGACGTCGGCGCCGTTCGTGGGGCTGGAGAACTTCATCCGGGGACTCGACCCCAGCGGCTCGCTCGGCGGCGCCCTGTTCGAGAGCCTGTTCCGCACGGTCCTCTACACCGCGCTGGTGGTGGGTCTGTCGTGGGCGCTGGGCATGGCTGCGGCGGTCGCGCTCAACTCCCGCTTCCGCGGACGCGGGGTGCTGCGCACGCTGTTCCTGGTGCCCTACGCGCTGCCGGTCTACGTCGCCGCGATCATCTGGGCGTTCATGTTCAACCAGCGCGACGGGATGATCAACCGGCTGCTGGTCGAGGACCTCGGTCTGCTGGACGACCGCCCGTTCTGGCTGATCGGCGGGAACTCGTTCTGGGTGCTGGTGATCGTCTCGATCTGGCGGCTGTGGCCGTTCGCGTTCCTGATGCTGCTGGCCGCGCTGCAGAGCATCCCCGCGGACATGTACGAGGCCGCCGCCATCGACGGCGCCTCGACCTGGAAGCGGTTCACCGGCATCACCCTGCCCATGGTGCGGTCGGCCAACGCCGTGGTCCTGCTGGTCATGGGGCTGTGGACGTTCAACGAGTTCAACATCCCCTATCTGCTGTTCGGGGACACCTCACCGGAAGCGGCGCGGCTGATCTCGCCGCTGATCTACGAGCACTCCTTCGTCAACTGGAACTTCGGGCTTGGGGCCGCGATGAGCGTCCTGCTGCTGATCGTGCTGATCATCGCTTCGGCGGTCTACGTCCGGATGGTGCTGCCCAAGGGGCGTGGCAATGACTGA
- a CDS encoding carbohydrate ABC transporter permease, producing MTETTGFRWFRRITLAFLTVFTVLPLYVLVVTSVKPLENVRGLFTWLPDRITFQPYVDMWSTIPLARYLTNSLVVTITATVLALIISVLAAYPLARLRFRGKRVFSMTVLSTQMFPGILFLLPLFLIFVQGEEILGIQLTGSYTGLIITYLTFALPFSIWMLAGYIQAIPEGLEEAAMIDGTSRIGALVRVILPVARPGILAVGVFAFITAWGEVLFASVLTDTETRTLSIGLKLYTSQVDTLWNQLLAASLTISLPVIVAFMLVQRHLVSGLSAGAVK from the coding sequence ATGACTGAGACAACCGGTTTCCGCTGGTTCCGCCGGATCACCCTGGCGTTCCTCACCGTCTTCACCGTGCTGCCGCTGTATGTGCTGGTGGTGACGTCGGTGAAGCCCCTGGAGAACGTGCGGGGGCTGTTCACCTGGCTCCCCGACCGCATCACCTTCCAGCCCTACGTCGACATGTGGTCGACGATCCCGCTGGCCCGCTACCTCACCAACAGCCTCGTCGTGACGATCACGGCGACGGTGCTGGCGCTGATCATCTCGGTGCTGGCGGCGTACCCGCTGGCGCGGCTGCGCTTCCGCGGCAAGCGGGTGTTCAGCATGACGGTGCTGTCGACGCAGATGTTCCCCGGCATCCTCTTCCTGCTCCCGCTGTTCCTGATCTTCGTGCAGGGGGAGGAGATCCTCGGCATCCAGCTCACCGGCTCCTACACCGGGCTGATCATCACCTACCTGACCTTCGCCCTGCCGTTCTCGATCTGGATGCTGGCGGGCTACATCCAGGCCATCCCCGAGGGGTTGGAAGAGGCGGCGATGATCGACGGCACCAGCCGGATCGGCGCGCTCGTGCGGGTCATCCTGCCGGTGGCCCGCCCCGGCATCCTCGCCGTCGGCGTGTTCGCCTTCATCACGGCCTGGGGTGAGGTGCTGTTCGCCTCGGTGCTGACCGACACCGAGACCCGGACCCTGTCCATCGGCCTCAAGCTCTACACCAGCCAGGTCGACACCCTGTGGAACCAGTTGCTGGCCGCGTCCCTGACGATCTCCCTGCCGGTGATCGTCGCGTTCATGCTGGTCCAGCGGCACCTCGTGTCCGGACTGTCGGCCGGCGCGGTCAAGTAG
- a CDS encoding extracellular solute-binding protein gives MTRETELVVKIPAKAVLSASTALGLVAALTACGSDEGSGGGDQTLTYWASNQGASVEEDKKVLKPALDRFTEETGIEVELEVIPWSELYNRILTAVSSGDGPDVLNIGNTWAASLQETGAFVPYEGADLEAVGGQGRFVETSFATGGAEGEAPTSVPLYGLSYALFYNPTMFEEAGIEEPPSTWEEFIDTANELTKDTDGDGEPDQYGFTMEAGSERQNSHFAHVLAQQYGGQLWNDGPNFTSQEVIDAVKMRVDMMAQENIVDTSNAEFSDGTQSIGDFVDGRAAMMMMQGSARTTLASRDFDNYEIAQIPMLDPLPGKPIQSHAAGINISVFNDTENKEGALQLVEHLTSPEEQVYLSQEFQTLPVATKAYDDEAMQTDSMQTFRTILTEHASPMPLIPEEGQMETVLGEQIAGLYSDAATGSEITEDDIRAAMEEAETQMDAAN, from the coding sequence ATGACCAGAGAAACGGAGTTGGTCGTGAAGATTCCCGCCAAAGCAGTACTGTCCGCCTCCACCGCGCTCGGCCTCGTCGCGGCACTGACCGCGTGCGGCTCCGACGAGGGGTCCGGCGGCGGCGACCAGACGCTGACCTACTGGGCGAGTAACCAGGGGGCCAGCGTCGAGGAGGACAAGAAGGTCCTCAAGCCCGCCCTGGACCGCTTCACCGAGGAGACCGGCATCGAGGTCGAACTCGAGGTCATCCCGTGGAGTGAGCTGTACAACCGCATCCTCACCGCGGTCAGCAGCGGAGACGGCCCCGACGTGCTCAACATCGGCAACACCTGGGCGGCCAGCCTGCAGGAGACCGGCGCGTTCGTGCCCTACGAGGGCGCGGACCTGGAGGCGGTCGGCGGCCAGGGCCGCTTCGTCGAGACCAGCTTCGCCACCGGCGGCGCCGAAGGCGAAGCGCCGACTTCGGTGCCGCTCTACGGCCTCTCCTACGCGCTGTTCTACAACCCCACCATGTTCGAGGAGGCGGGCATCGAGGAGCCGCCCTCGACCTGGGAGGAGTTCATCGACACCGCCAACGAGCTGACCAAGGACACCGACGGCGACGGCGAGCCCGACCAGTACGGCTTCACGATGGAGGCCGGCAGCGAGCGGCAGAACTCCCACTTCGCCCACGTTCTGGCGCAGCAGTACGGCGGGCAGCTGTGGAACGACGGCCCGAACTTCACCTCCCAGGAGGTGATCGACGCCGTGAAGATGCGGGTCGACATGATGGCCCAGGAGAACATCGTCGACACCAGCAACGCGGAGTTCAGCGACGGAACCCAGTCCATCGGCGACTTCGTCGACGGGCGCGCGGCCATGATGATGATGCAGGGCAGCGCCCGCACCACGCTGGCCTCGCGCGACTTCGACAACTACGAGATCGCCCAGATCCCGATGCTGGACCCGCTGCCGGGCAAGCCGATCCAGAGCCACGCCGCCGGCATCAACATCAGCGTCTTCAACGACACCGAGAACAAGGAGGGTGCGCTGCAGCTGGTGGAGCACCTGACCAGCCCCGAGGAGCAGGTCTACCTCTCCCAGGAGTTCCAGACGCTGCCCGTCGCCACCAAGGCCTACGACGACGAGGCCATGCAGACGGACTCCATGCAGACCTTCCGCACCATCCTGACCGAGCACGCCTCCCCGATGCCGCTCATCCCCGAAGAGGGGCAGATGGAGACCGTGCTGGGCGAGCAGATCGCCGGGCTGTACTCCGACGCGGCGACCGGTAGCGAGATCACCGAGGACGACATCCGCGCGGCCATGGAAGAGGCCGAGACGCAGATGGACGCCGCCAACTAG
- a CDS encoding LacI family DNA-binding transcriptional regulator, with translation MTAGRTGRKRPTISDVAKRAGVTKGAVSRALNNGTGVSSGTRERIRQAAVELGWSPSYAARALNGKPLGTIGLVVRRPPEILDFDAFFASFLSGIESVLSGEEHATVIRFVPDAHTEAATYERLFNDRFVDGFLVTDLRVDDERPAMLRRLGAPAVVVGAPEGSSDFPTITNDSEDAIRGLVRHLVAGGHRRIAHVQGDPGMLHALQRRWHWEKAARDAGVDPGPVEYGSYTIEGGAQATERILALPERPTAIFYGSDLMAIGGYSVLGDAGLSIPGDMAVAGFDDIALASFTSPPLTTVRSKHRALGSAGARLLLDMLKGQEAPASTTLGGELQIRESAG, from the coding sequence ATGACGGCCGGAAGGACGGGACGCAAGCGCCCCACGATCAGCGACGTCGCCAAGCGTGCTGGGGTGACCAAGGGCGCGGTGTCCCGCGCGCTCAACAACGGGACCGGTGTCAGCTCCGGTACCCGCGAGCGCATCCGCCAGGCCGCCGTGGAGCTGGGCTGGAGCCCGAGCTACGCCGCGCGCGCCCTCAACGGCAAGCCGCTGGGCACGATCGGCCTGGTCGTGCGCCGCCCGCCGGAGATTCTCGACTTCGACGCGTTCTTCGCCTCGTTCCTCTCCGGAATCGAGTCGGTGCTCTCCGGCGAGGAGCACGCCACGGTGATCAGATTCGTGCCCGATGCGCACACCGAGGCCGCCACCTACGAGCGGCTGTTCAACGACCGCTTCGTCGACGGCTTCCTCGTCACCGACCTGCGGGTGGACGACGAGCGCCCGGCGATGCTGCGCCGCCTGGGCGCGCCGGCGGTGGTCGTCGGGGCGCCCGAGGGCTCGTCGGACTTCCCGACCATCACCAACGACTCCGAGGACGCCATACGCGGGCTGGTGCGCCATCTGGTCGCCGGCGGCCACCGCCGCATCGCCCACGTCCAGGGCGACCCCGGGATGCTGCACGCGCTCCAGCGCCGGTGGCACTGGGAGAAGGCGGCGCGCGACGCGGGAGTGGATCCGGGGCCGGTGGAGTACGGCAGCTACACCATCGAGGGCGGCGCGCAGGCCACCGAGCGCATTCTCGCTCTGCCCGAACGCCCCACGGCGATCTTCTACGGCAGCGACCTGATGGCCATCGGCGGCTACTCGGTCCTCGGCGACGCCGGTCTGAGCATCCCCGGCGACATGGCCGTGGCGGGCTTCGACGACATCGCGCTGGCCTCGTTCACGTCGCCGCCGCTGACGACGGTGCGCAGCAAGCACCGCGCGCTGGGTAGTGCGGGCGCCCGCCTGCTGCTGGACATGCTCAAGGGCCAGGAGGCTCCGGCGTCGACGACACTCGGCGGCGAGCTGCAGATCAGAGAATCTGCAGGGTAA